A genomic stretch from Chaetodon auriga isolate fChaAug3 chromosome 17, fChaAug3.hap1, whole genome shotgun sequence includes:
- the thrap3b gene encoding thyroid hormone receptor-associated protein 3b isoform X2, translated as MSKAPDSPARSRSRSRSRSRSYSRSHSRSRSRSRSRKRRYRNYPTRDYQNNRGGFRGYNRGYRRPYHYRGRNRGYFQRGHYQNRGGGGGYGYKANWQGGGGGWHDRHHDQDHHSHSPRRGRSRTPRKRSGSRSRSRYSDRSSSGRSRRSRRSSYSSRSRSSSPRHRSKGKPGAKEAKDKQTENQPEKSGQAADGTAIEKASGGKWIDYDTSPKRTTPETKKEDASAGSDGKGPGSGGPLWKTIGSPSPPPAKSPTKSGQTASFSGFGFFSKEEAKTGDNTMISAAFKKFLAENKNKKQAAEKENGRDKEQSTVDREREKGIKSGDLFNILSTSFTDSKEDKTVPFFDAGEEEFLKCHGLKERDIEEDGEAKTTLTARDIFGKWGDEPSYSTSYPSIKEKSRRDAEEADTLDPMEEEMYRSRKHGSKKEDKPKKKEKKEKERPRRSPSPPATSREKERPLFPGAFPPREGSPARHLAASREDFELRIGSSDEMPSSSLSKDRILPRDLINPTKKDPEFRSIFQHIQSAQLRRSPSELFAQHIVSIVHYIKAQHFHSSDMTLSERFAMYQRKAAEVEMRKPRKSPEIHRRIDVSPSAFKRHSHLFEDMEESSYKDPSQKFKGDVMDLRLDIERRKRFAGKERDYKREGGRSPGGSRGPSRERSSEKSGKHHKKSKKGKKKRDRSPSSSSSSSSPSPYPPPFRGKEYMGEGMEHSEEGYAQSRYPPRDYSGPADRGPRDYEGHGAERGRGRGFFPRVRGRGWSRGNYPGNNSNGNPANMNPPLRPPEEEWDPEYTPKSRKYYLHDDRDGEKTWIDNRGRGRGSFPARRGRFVYRKGGSSPKWTHDMFQGGEEGELGDDNIEVERKETKSAGDASALKQ; from the exons AAACTATCCTACCAGGGACTATCAGAATAACAGAGGTGGGTTCAGAGGCTACAACCGAGGCTACCGAAGACCCTACCACTACCGTGGCAGGAACCGAGGCTATTTCCAACGCGGCCATTACCAGAACAGGGGAGGAGGCGGCGGTTATGGCTATAAGGCCAATTGGCAGGGCGGCGGTGGAGGTTGGCACGATCGCCACCACGACCAGGACCACCACTCACACAGCCCCCGGAGGGGACGCTCACGCACACCGAGGAAGCGCTCAGGCAGTCGGAGTCGCTCCCGCTACTCTGACCGCTCGTCTTCGGGGAGATCTCGACGCTCCAGGCGCTCCAGCTACTCTTCGCGGTCCCGGTCCTCATCACCACGCCATCGCAGCAAAGGCAAGCCTGGCGCCAAGGAAGCTAAGGAcaagcaaacagaaaatcaaCCAGAGAAATCAGGTCAGGCAGCAGACGGCACTGCCATCGAGAAGGCCTCTGGAGGGAAGTGGATTGACTATGACACCAGCCCTAAAAGAACCACTCCGGAAACTAAGAAGGAGGACGCTTCCGCTGGTTCTGATGGCAAAGGGCCTGGGAGTGGCGGTCCTCTGTGGAAAACCATCGGCAGCCCGTCGCCCCCTCCAGCAAAGAGCCCCACAAAGTCTGGACAGACAGCCTCCTTCAGCGGCTTTGGGTTCTTCTCAAAGGAAGAGGCCAAAACTGGAGATAACACTATGatctctgctgccttcaaaaa GTTCTTGGctgagaataaaaacaaaaagcaggcCGCTGAAAAGGAGAACGGTCGCGACAAGGAGCAGAGCACCGtggacagagagcgagagaaaggaATCAAGTCTGGAGACCTTTTCAACATCTTGTCCACTTCCTTCACCGACTCGAAGGAAGACAAGACTGTGCCTTTCTTTGACGCTGGAGAAGAGGAGTTCCTCAAGTGTCACGGGCTGAAAGAAAGGGACATTGAGGAGGATGGCGAAGCCAAAACCACCCTCACAGCTCGGGACATTTTCGGGAAATGGGGTGACGAGCCAAGCTATTCAACATCGTACCCGtcaataaaagagaaaagccGGAGAGACGCCGAAGAGGCAGACACCCTGGATCccatggaggaggagatgtaCCGCAGCCGCAAGCACGGCTCCAAGAAAGAGGACAAGCccaagaagaaggagaagaaagaaaaggagaggccCAGAAGGAGTCCGTCCCCTCCCGCAACTTCCAGAGAGAAGGAGCGGCCGCTGTTCCCCGGCGCTTTCCCTCCTCGTGAGGGGTCACCTGCCCGACACCTGGCTGCATCAAGGGAGGACTTTGAACTGAGAATCGGTTCTTCAGATGAAATGCCCAG CTCTTCCCTGTCTAAAGATCGCATCCTGCCCCGAGATCTGATCAATCCCACTAAGAAAGATCCGGAGTTTCGTTCCATTTTCCAGCACATTCAGTCAGCACAGCTCCGTCGCAGCCCCTCTGAGCTGTTTGCTCAGCACATAGTCTCAATTGTGCACTACATCAAAG CTCAACATTTCCACTCCTCAGACATGACTTTAAGTGAGCGGTTTGCCATGTaccaaagaaaagctgcagaggTAGAAATGAGGAAGCCAAGGAAGAGCCCAGAAATCCACAG GAGAATTGATGTTTCCCCCAGTGCCTTTAAGAGGCACTCTCACCTGTTTGAGGATATGGAGGAGTCAAGCTACAAG GATCCAAGTCAAAAGTTCAAAGGCGACGTGATGGACCTTCGCCTGGATATTGAAAGGCGTAAGAGGTTTGCAGGGAAGGAGCGTGACTACAAGCGTGAGGGCGGCAGGAGCCCAGGAGGCTCCCGAGGACCGAGCAGAGAGAGGTCCTCTGAGAAATCCGGGAAACACCACAAGAAATCCAA GAAGGGCAAAAAGAAGCGGGATCGCTcgccatcctcctcctcctcttcatcctctccgtCCCCTTATCCTCCACCTTTCAGAGGTAAGGAGTACATGGGAGAGGGGATGGAGCACTCGGAGGAGGGCTACGCTCAGTCTCGTTATCCTCCGCGGGACTACAGCGGGCCCGCAGACAGGGGGCCTCGAGATTACGAGGGCCACGGCGCAGAGCGAGGCCGAGGCCGCGGATTT ttccccagagtgagagggagaggttGGTCCAGGGGAAATTATCCCGGCAACAACAGCAATGGAAACCCTGCTAATATGAATCCTCCACTGCGCCCTCCAGAGGAGGAGTGGGACCCTGAATACACACCCAAGAGCAGGAAGTATTACCTG CACGACGACCGCGATGGCGAGAAAACCTGGATAGACAACCGCGGAAGAGGCCGCGGCTCCTTCCCGGCTCGCCGGGGACGCTTCGTCTACCGCAAGGGAGGGAGCAGCCCAAAGTGGACCCACGACATGTTccaggggggagaggagggggagctgGGAGACGACAATATAGAAGTAGAGCGTAAAGAAACCAAGAGCGCCGGAGACGCCTCCGCCCTGAAGCAGTAG
- the oscp1a gene encoding protein OSCP1a isoform X2 has translation MSVRTLPLVIINLGGEMLYILDQRLQALNTSEDNSEKGVWSENDRKRVMNDIVRTMFSKSLMDELLKPQQLYSHRTLKTVLTRLAHASIMRLNPASMDRLYELMIMAFKYQVFLCPRPKDLLLISYNHIDAIREFVKDTPVVVNQVEETHRKIIEVYSSLSEGEFQLLRQTLLIFFQDMHVRVSLFLKSQVQNPNGRFALSPSGPVPHGIDVPGLIRTFDSKAREVRRSEFPTGGSYTSPIREGSFDLHGDRVTRLGMNMYTVNHPEETHTSKAPSVKTDDTPNLLAKEELNLLARLMGSMKYEDLPKAETGFRINLFTTDQEEEEAGASGGAEESLFGVINIQAMQDEEAATQLARIAGEFAEREEQPEETNKGDDLLAMMDDL, from the exons ATGTCTGTGAGAACTCTGCCTCTGGTTATCATTAATCTTGGTGGAGAGATGCTTTACATACTGGACCAACGCCTGCAAGCTCTCAACACGTCTGAGGACAATTCAGAGAAAG GAGTGTGGTCAGAAAATGACAGGAAAAGAG TTATGAATGACATCGTTCGGACCATGTTTAGTAAATCCTTAATGGATGAACTTCTCAAACCTCAGCAGCTGTATTCTCACAGGACACTAAAAACAGTGCTAACTCGGTTAGCACACGCCTCCATCATGAGGTTGAACCCGGCCAGCATGGACAGG CTTTATGAGCTGATGATCATGGCGTTCAAATACCAAGTCTTCCTTTGTCCACGGCCAAAGGATTTGCTGCTCATCTCTTACAATCACATAGATGCCATCAGGGAATTCGTAAAAGACACTCCTGTGGTCGTGAACCAAGTGGAAGAGACACATAGGAAGATCATTGAG GTTTACTCATCTTTATCAGAAGGTGAATTTCAGCTTCTCAGACAAACTCTACTCATATTTTTTCAAGACATGCACGTTCGC GTGTCACTTTTCCTCAAAAGTCAAGTCCAGAATCCCAATGGACGCTTTGCCCTGTCACCATCAGGCCCAGTGCCTCATGGGATAGATGTTCCAGGGCTTATTAG GACGTTTGACAGTAAGGCCAGAGAAGTGAGACGAAGTGAGTTCCCCACAGGAGGAAGTTACACCAGCCCCATCAGAGAGGGATCTTTTGACCTGCATGGAGACAGAGTCACCAGACTGGGcatgaacat GTACACTGTGAATCATccagaggagacacacacatccaaggCTCCTTCTGTCAAG acagatgacACTCCCAACCTGCTGGCCAAAGAGGAGCTGAACCTGCTGGCTCGTCTGATGGGCAGCATGAAGTATGAGGACTTGCCCAAAGCTGAAACTGGCTTTCGGATCAATCTGTTTACTACAGaccaagaggaggaggaggc GGGAGCTtcaggtggagctgaggagTCCTTGTTTGGAGTGATAAATATTCAAGCGATGCAG gATGAAGAGGCTGCGACTCAGCTGGCCCGAATTGCTGGAGAGTTTGCAGAACGAGAGGAGCAGCCTGAAGAAACCAACAAAGGAGATGACCTGCTGGCCATGATGGACGACCTCTGA
- the oscp1a gene encoding protein OSCP1a isoform X4, whose protein sequence is MSVRTLPLVIINLGGEMLYILDQRLQALNTSEDNSEKVMNDIVRTMFSKSLMDELLKPQQLYSHRTLKTVLTRLAHASIMRLNPASMDRLYELMIMAFKYQVFLCPRPKDLLLISYNHIDAIREFVKDTPVVVNQVEETHRKIIEVYSSLSEGEFQLLRQTLLIFFQDMHVRVSLFLKSQVQNPNGRFALSPSGPVPHGIDVPGLIRTFDSKAREVRRSEFPTGGSYTSPIREGSFDLHGDRVTRLGMNMYTVNHPEETHTSKAPSVKTDDTPNLLAKEELNLLARLMGSMKYEDLPKAETGFRINLFTTDQEEEEAGASGGAEESLFGVINIQAMQDEEAATQLARIAGEFAEREEQPEETNKGDDLLAMMDDL, encoded by the exons ATGTCTGTGAGAACTCTGCCTCTGGTTATCATTAATCTTGGTGGAGAGATGCTTTACATACTGGACCAACGCCTGCAAGCTCTCAACACGTCTGAGGACAATTCAGAGAAAG TTATGAATGACATCGTTCGGACCATGTTTAGTAAATCCTTAATGGATGAACTTCTCAAACCTCAGCAGCTGTATTCTCACAGGACACTAAAAACAGTGCTAACTCGGTTAGCACACGCCTCCATCATGAGGTTGAACCCGGCCAGCATGGACAGG CTTTATGAGCTGATGATCATGGCGTTCAAATACCAAGTCTTCCTTTGTCCACGGCCAAAGGATTTGCTGCTCATCTCTTACAATCACATAGATGCCATCAGGGAATTCGTAAAAGACACTCCTGTGGTCGTGAACCAAGTGGAAGAGACACATAGGAAGATCATTGAG GTTTACTCATCTTTATCAGAAGGTGAATTTCAGCTTCTCAGACAAACTCTACTCATATTTTTTCAAGACATGCACGTTCGC GTGTCACTTTTCCTCAAAAGTCAAGTCCAGAATCCCAATGGACGCTTTGCCCTGTCACCATCAGGCCCAGTGCCTCATGGGATAGATGTTCCAGGGCTTATTAG GACGTTTGACAGTAAGGCCAGAGAAGTGAGACGAAGTGAGTTCCCCACAGGAGGAAGTTACACCAGCCCCATCAGAGAGGGATCTTTTGACCTGCATGGAGACAGAGTCACCAGACTGGGcatgaacat GTACACTGTGAATCATccagaggagacacacacatccaaggCTCCTTCTGTCAAG acagatgacACTCCCAACCTGCTGGCCAAAGAGGAGCTGAACCTGCTGGCTCGTCTGATGGGCAGCATGAAGTATGAGGACTTGCCCAAAGCTGAAACTGGCTTTCGGATCAATCTGTTTACTACAGaccaagaggaggaggaggc GGGAGCTtcaggtggagctgaggagTCCTTGTTTGGAGTGATAAATATTCAAGCGATGCAG gATGAAGAGGCTGCGACTCAGCTGGCCCGAATTGCTGGAGAGTTTGCAGAACGAGAGGAGCAGCCTGAAGAAACCAACAAAGGAGATGACCTGCTGGCCATGATGGACGACCTCTGA
- the eva1bb gene encoding eva-1 homolog Bb, with amino-acid sequence MEPVKRDMELLSNSMATYAHIKANPESFALYFMMGVCFGLLMALCLLVAGIACRTRRHPRPPPSPERRQLKESSEEEDDESIAEEDVEEAEIPKMTMGPMSDRSSQSNGTLRSVNVFASAEELEKARRLEERERIVREIWRNGQPDILVTGTGTIGRVHYH; translated from the exons ATGGAGCCTGTTAAGAGAGATATGGAGCTGCTCAGTAACAGCATGGCGACCTACGCTCACATCAAAG CAAACCCAGAGAGCTTCGCCCTCTACTTCATGATGGGCGTCTGTTTCGGCCTCCTCATGGCGCTGTGCCTCCTGGTGGCGGGCATCGCCTGCAGGACTCGCCGCCACCCCAGGCCTCCCCCTTCTCCCGAGAGGAGACAGCTGAAGGAGTCTagcgaggaagaggatgatgagaGTATCGcggaggaggatgtggaggaggctgagatCCCTAAAATGACAATGGGGCCCATGAGTGATCGCAGCAGCCAGTCTAACGGTACTCTGAGGAGCGTGAATGTGTTCGCGTCGGCTGAGGAGCTAGAGAAGGCCCGACgtctggaggagagggagcgaaTCGTCAGGGAGATCTGGAGGAACGGGCAGCCGGACATCCTGGTCACAGGGACGGGGACTATTGGGCGAGTGCATTACCACTAA
- the lsm10 gene encoding U7 snRNA-associated Sm-like protein LSm10, producing the protein MESQGHESPPSGPVLTEVISSIRERAITENSMVVLLQGLQGEVTTVDMKNESTARGRVVSVDAFMNVRLEDVLYRDRRGQLTQLQDLFITGRNVRYVHIPDHIDIMKTIQSQLARIQRVHNFASHGGGRNEYAKKKK; encoded by the coding sequence ATGGAGTCACAGGGACATGAATCACCGCCGTCGGGTCCGGTTCTAACCGAAGTCATCAGCTCCATCCGGGAGCGCGcaatcacagaaaacagcatgGTGGTCCTGCTGCAGGGTCTGCAGGGCGAGGTGACCACGGTGGACATGAAGAACGAGAGCACGGCGCGGGGCCGCGTGGTGAGCGTGGACGCCTTCATGAACGTACGCCTGGAGGATGTGCTGTACCGGGACAGACGGGGTCAGCTCACGCAGCTGCAGGACCTGTTTATCACCGGCAGGAACGTTCGCTACGTTCACATCCCAGACCACATAGACATAATGAAGACCATCCAGAGCCAGCTGGCCAGGATCCAGAGAGTCCACAACTTTGCCAGTCATGGAGGAGGCAGAAATGAATACgccaagaagaaaaaataa
- the oscp1a gene encoding protein OSCP1a isoform X1, whose translation MSVRTLPLVIINLGGEMLYILDQRLQALNTSEDNSEKGRGVWSENDRKRVMNDIVRTMFSKSLMDELLKPQQLYSHRTLKTVLTRLAHASIMRLNPASMDRLYELMIMAFKYQVFLCPRPKDLLLISYNHIDAIREFVKDTPVVVNQVEETHRKIIEVYSSLSEGEFQLLRQTLLIFFQDMHVRVSLFLKSQVQNPNGRFALSPSGPVPHGIDVPGLIRTFDSKAREVRRSEFPTGGSYTSPIREGSFDLHGDRVTRLGMNMYTVNHPEETHTSKAPSVKTDDTPNLLAKEELNLLARLMGSMKYEDLPKAETGFRINLFTTDQEEEEAGASGGAEESLFGVINIQAMQDEEAATQLARIAGEFAEREEQPEETNKGDDLLAMMDDL comes from the exons ATGTCTGTGAGAACTCTGCCTCTGGTTATCATTAATCTTGGTGGAGAGATGCTTTACATACTGGACCAACGCCTGCAAGCTCTCAACACGTCTGAGGACAATTCAGAGAAAGGTAGAG GAGTGTGGTCAGAAAATGACAGGAAAAGAG TTATGAATGACATCGTTCGGACCATGTTTAGTAAATCCTTAATGGATGAACTTCTCAAACCTCAGCAGCTGTATTCTCACAGGACACTAAAAACAGTGCTAACTCGGTTAGCACACGCCTCCATCATGAGGTTGAACCCGGCCAGCATGGACAGG CTTTATGAGCTGATGATCATGGCGTTCAAATACCAAGTCTTCCTTTGTCCACGGCCAAAGGATTTGCTGCTCATCTCTTACAATCACATAGATGCCATCAGGGAATTCGTAAAAGACACTCCTGTGGTCGTGAACCAAGTGGAAGAGACACATAGGAAGATCATTGAG GTTTACTCATCTTTATCAGAAGGTGAATTTCAGCTTCTCAGACAAACTCTACTCATATTTTTTCAAGACATGCACGTTCGC GTGTCACTTTTCCTCAAAAGTCAAGTCCAGAATCCCAATGGACGCTTTGCCCTGTCACCATCAGGCCCAGTGCCTCATGGGATAGATGTTCCAGGGCTTATTAG GACGTTTGACAGTAAGGCCAGAGAAGTGAGACGAAGTGAGTTCCCCACAGGAGGAAGTTACACCAGCCCCATCAGAGAGGGATCTTTTGACCTGCATGGAGACAGAGTCACCAGACTGGGcatgaacat GTACACTGTGAATCATccagaggagacacacacatccaaggCTCCTTCTGTCAAG acagatgacACTCCCAACCTGCTGGCCAAAGAGGAGCTGAACCTGCTGGCTCGTCTGATGGGCAGCATGAAGTATGAGGACTTGCCCAAAGCTGAAACTGGCTTTCGGATCAATCTGTTTACTACAGaccaagaggaggaggaggc GGGAGCTtcaggtggagctgaggagTCCTTGTTTGGAGTGATAAATATTCAAGCGATGCAG gATGAAGAGGCTGCGACTCAGCTGGCCCGAATTGCTGGAGAGTTTGCAGAACGAGAGGAGCAGCCTGAAGAAACCAACAAAGGAGATGACCTGCTGGCCATGATGGACGACCTCTGA
- the thrap3b gene encoding thyroid hormone receptor-associated protein 3b isoform X1, translating to MSKAPDSPARSRSRSRSRSRSYSRSHSRSRSRSRSRKRRYSSRSRSRSRSHSPSYRNYPTRDYQNNRGGFRGYNRGYRRPYHYRGRNRGYFQRGHYQNRGGGGGYGYKANWQGGGGGWHDRHHDQDHHSHSPRRGRSRTPRKRSGSRSRSRYSDRSSSGRSRRSRRSSYSSRSRSSSPRHRSKGKPGAKEAKDKQTENQPEKSGQAADGTAIEKASGGKWIDYDTSPKRTTPETKKEDASAGSDGKGPGSGGPLWKTIGSPSPPPAKSPTKSGQTASFSGFGFFSKEEAKTGDNTMISAAFKKFLAENKNKKQAAEKENGRDKEQSTVDREREKGIKSGDLFNILSTSFTDSKEDKTVPFFDAGEEEFLKCHGLKERDIEEDGEAKTTLTARDIFGKWGDEPSYSTSYPSIKEKSRRDAEEADTLDPMEEEMYRSRKHGSKKEDKPKKKEKKEKERPRRSPSPPATSREKERPLFPGAFPPREGSPARHLAASREDFELRIGSSDEMPSSSLSKDRILPRDLINPTKKDPEFRSIFQHIQSAQLRRSPSELFAQHIVSIVHYIKAQHFHSSDMTLSERFAMYQRKAAEVEMRKPRKSPEIHRRIDVSPSAFKRHSHLFEDMEESSYKDPSQKFKGDVMDLRLDIERRKRFAGKERDYKREGGRSPGGSRGPSRERSSEKSGKHHKKSKKGKKKRDRSPSSSSSSSSPSPYPPPFRGKEYMGEGMEHSEEGYAQSRYPPRDYSGPADRGPRDYEGHGAERGRGRGFFPRVRGRGWSRGNYPGNNSNGNPANMNPPLRPPEEEWDPEYTPKSRKYYLHDDRDGEKTWIDNRGRGRGSFPARRGRFVYRKGGSSPKWTHDMFQGGEEGELGDDNIEVERKETKSAGDASALKQ from the exons ttCTAGGTCTCGTTCTCGCTCTCGTTCTCATTCTCCGTCCTACAGAAACTATCCTACCAGGGACTATCAGAATAACAGAGGTGGGTTCAGAGGCTACAACCGAGGCTACCGAAGACCCTACCACTACCGTGGCAGGAACCGAGGCTATTTCCAACGCGGCCATTACCAGAACAGGGGAGGAGGCGGCGGTTATGGCTATAAGGCCAATTGGCAGGGCGGCGGTGGAGGTTGGCACGATCGCCACCACGACCAGGACCACCACTCACACAGCCCCCGGAGGGGACGCTCACGCACACCGAGGAAGCGCTCAGGCAGTCGGAGTCGCTCCCGCTACTCTGACCGCTCGTCTTCGGGGAGATCTCGACGCTCCAGGCGCTCCAGCTACTCTTCGCGGTCCCGGTCCTCATCACCACGCCATCGCAGCAAAGGCAAGCCTGGCGCCAAGGAAGCTAAGGAcaagcaaacagaaaatcaaCCAGAGAAATCAGGTCAGGCAGCAGACGGCACTGCCATCGAGAAGGCCTCTGGAGGGAAGTGGATTGACTATGACACCAGCCCTAAAAGAACCACTCCGGAAACTAAGAAGGAGGACGCTTCCGCTGGTTCTGATGGCAAAGGGCCTGGGAGTGGCGGTCCTCTGTGGAAAACCATCGGCAGCCCGTCGCCCCCTCCAGCAAAGAGCCCCACAAAGTCTGGACAGACAGCCTCCTTCAGCGGCTTTGGGTTCTTCTCAAAGGAAGAGGCCAAAACTGGAGATAACACTATGatctctgctgccttcaaaaa GTTCTTGGctgagaataaaaacaaaaagcaggcCGCTGAAAAGGAGAACGGTCGCGACAAGGAGCAGAGCACCGtggacagagagcgagagaaaggaATCAAGTCTGGAGACCTTTTCAACATCTTGTCCACTTCCTTCACCGACTCGAAGGAAGACAAGACTGTGCCTTTCTTTGACGCTGGAGAAGAGGAGTTCCTCAAGTGTCACGGGCTGAAAGAAAGGGACATTGAGGAGGATGGCGAAGCCAAAACCACCCTCACAGCTCGGGACATTTTCGGGAAATGGGGTGACGAGCCAAGCTATTCAACATCGTACCCGtcaataaaagagaaaagccGGAGAGACGCCGAAGAGGCAGACACCCTGGATCccatggaggaggagatgtaCCGCAGCCGCAAGCACGGCTCCAAGAAAGAGGACAAGCccaagaagaaggagaagaaagaaaaggagaggccCAGAAGGAGTCCGTCCCCTCCCGCAACTTCCAGAGAGAAGGAGCGGCCGCTGTTCCCCGGCGCTTTCCCTCCTCGTGAGGGGTCACCTGCCCGACACCTGGCTGCATCAAGGGAGGACTTTGAACTGAGAATCGGTTCTTCAGATGAAATGCCCAG CTCTTCCCTGTCTAAAGATCGCATCCTGCCCCGAGATCTGATCAATCCCACTAAGAAAGATCCGGAGTTTCGTTCCATTTTCCAGCACATTCAGTCAGCACAGCTCCGTCGCAGCCCCTCTGAGCTGTTTGCTCAGCACATAGTCTCAATTGTGCACTACATCAAAG CTCAACATTTCCACTCCTCAGACATGACTTTAAGTGAGCGGTTTGCCATGTaccaaagaaaagctgcagaggTAGAAATGAGGAAGCCAAGGAAGAGCCCAGAAATCCACAG GAGAATTGATGTTTCCCCCAGTGCCTTTAAGAGGCACTCTCACCTGTTTGAGGATATGGAGGAGTCAAGCTACAAG GATCCAAGTCAAAAGTTCAAAGGCGACGTGATGGACCTTCGCCTGGATATTGAAAGGCGTAAGAGGTTTGCAGGGAAGGAGCGTGACTACAAGCGTGAGGGCGGCAGGAGCCCAGGAGGCTCCCGAGGACCGAGCAGAGAGAGGTCCTCTGAGAAATCCGGGAAACACCACAAGAAATCCAA GAAGGGCAAAAAGAAGCGGGATCGCTcgccatcctcctcctcctcttcatcctctccgtCCCCTTATCCTCCACCTTTCAGAGGTAAGGAGTACATGGGAGAGGGGATGGAGCACTCGGAGGAGGGCTACGCTCAGTCTCGTTATCCTCCGCGGGACTACAGCGGGCCCGCAGACAGGGGGCCTCGAGATTACGAGGGCCACGGCGCAGAGCGAGGCCGAGGCCGCGGATTT ttccccagagtgagagggagaggttGGTCCAGGGGAAATTATCCCGGCAACAACAGCAATGGAAACCCTGCTAATATGAATCCTCCACTGCGCCCTCCAGAGGAGGAGTGGGACCCTGAATACACACCCAAGAGCAGGAAGTATTACCTG CACGACGACCGCGATGGCGAGAAAACCTGGATAGACAACCGCGGAAGAGGCCGCGGCTCCTTCCCGGCTCGCCGGGGACGCTTCGTCTACCGCAAGGGAGGGAGCAGCCCAAAGTGGACCCACGACATGTTccaggggggagaggagggggagctgGGAGACGACAATATAGAAGTAGAGCGTAAAGAAACCAAGAGCGCCGGAGACGCCTCCGCCCTGAAGCAGTAG
- the oscp1a gene encoding protein OSCP1a isoform X3: MSVRTLPLVIINLGGEMLYILDQRLQALNTSEDNSEKGRVMNDIVRTMFSKSLMDELLKPQQLYSHRTLKTVLTRLAHASIMRLNPASMDRLYELMIMAFKYQVFLCPRPKDLLLISYNHIDAIREFVKDTPVVVNQVEETHRKIIEVYSSLSEGEFQLLRQTLLIFFQDMHVRVSLFLKSQVQNPNGRFALSPSGPVPHGIDVPGLIRTFDSKAREVRRSEFPTGGSYTSPIREGSFDLHGDRVTRLGMNMYTVNHPEETHTSKAPSVKTDDTPNLLAKEELNLLARLMGSMKYEDLPKAETGFRINLFTTDQEEEEAGASGGAEESLFGVINIQAMQDEEAATQLARIAGEFAEREEQPEETNKGDDLLAMMDDL; encoded by the exons ATGTCTGTGAGAACTCTGCCTCTGGTTATCATTAATCTTGGTGGAGAGATGCTTTACATACTGGACCAACGCCTGCAAGCTCTCAACACGTCTGAGGACAATTCAGAGAAAGGTAGAG TTATGAATGACATCGTTCGGACCATGTTTAGTAAATCCTTAATGGATGAACTTCTCAAACCTCAGCAGCTGTATTCTCACAGGACACTAAAAACAGTGCTAACTCGGTTAGCACACGCCTCCATCATGAGGTTGAACCCGGCCAGCATGGACAGG CTTTATGAGCTGATGATCATGGCGTTCAAATACCAAGTCTTCCTTTGTCCACGGCCAAAGGATTTGCTGCTCATCTCTTACAATCACATAGATGCCATCAGGGAATTCGTAAAAGACACTCCTGTGGTCGTGAACCAAGTGGAAGAGACACATAGGAAGATCATTGAG GTTTACTCATCTTTATCAGAAGGTGAATTTCAGCTTCTCAGACAAACTCTACTCATATTTTTTCAAGACATGCACGTTCGC GTGTCACTTTTCCTCAAAAGTCAAGTCCAGAATCCCAATGGACGCTTTGCCCTGTCACCATCAGGCCCAGTGCCTCATGGGATAGATGTTCCAGGGCTTATTAG GACGTTTGACAGTAAGGCCAGAGAAGTGAGACGAAGTGAGTTCCCCACAGGAGGAAGTTACACCAGCCCCATCAGAGAGGGATCTTTTGACCTGCATGGAGACAGAGTCACCAGACTGGGcatgaacat GTACACTGTGAATCATccagaggagacacacacatccaaggCTCCTTCTGTCAAG acagatgacACTCCCAACCTGCTGGCCAAAGAGGAGCTGAACCTGCTGGCTCGTCTGATGGGCAGCATGAAGTATGAGGACTTGCCCAAAGCTGAAACTGGCTTTCGGATCAATCTGTTTACTACAGaccaagaggaggaggaggc GGGAGCTtcaggtggagctgaggagTCCTTGTTTGGAGTGATAAATATTCAAGCGATGCAG gATGAAGAGGCTGCGACTCAGCTGGCCCGAATTGCTGGAGAGTTTGCAGAACGAGAGGAGCAGCCTGAAGAAACCAACAAAGGAGATGACCTGCTGGCCATGATGGACGACCTCTGA